GACCTCCGGGTTTAGAGAAAAGGAATACAGATGCAGACGACTGCAGCAGCTCAGTCCAGCCACGTCAATCCGCCCCCCAAAGCAGAGCCGCAAAAACGCATCGCGGGCGGAGATTTTGAAACCTTCCTGAAGATGCTGACCGCGCAGATCAAGAACCAGGACCCTCTGAACCCGATGGAAGGATCGGACTTTGCGGTTCAGCTTGCCACATTTTCAGGGGTCGAACAGCAGGTCCAGACGAACGCCTTGCTGACAAAGCTGGCAGCTCGCGACGGGGATGATCTGGTGCGCTATGCTGGGTTCGTCGGCAAGCAGATACGGACCACCGGACCTGTCCAGTTTGCAGACAAGCCCCTGATCATGGAACTGTCGCCGGATCCGGGGGCCGACCGACACAGAATTGTTGTTATCGACAGTTTCGGAGAGCAGGTGGCCAATGACGATATTGGCGATGCGAGCGGGCTGATCCGGTGGAACGGCACGCTTATCGACAGCCAGCCGCTTGCACATGGGACGTATCGCTTCCGTTTGGACAGCTACAGCGGTGAGACACTGCTCTCGACAACCGAAGTTCCAGTCTACAGCACAGCGATGGAGGTGCGGCGCGACAACGGTGAAATCTTCTTCGTGCTTGAGGGAGGGGTGCGGGCCGGGCTTGAGAATATCATGGGCCTGAGCGTTGGTACATCTTGACCCAGAACGCCTTGGCGGCACTTGCCGAACGAGAAACCGGATACATGTCAGAGATCGCGTCATGATCTTCTGCGGAGTAATGCAGTCGATGCCCTCAGCGCCGGGTCCGTGCAAAATTCAGGCGGAGCCGCAGTACCATGCCGGGATCGTAGCTTACCTCCGTTCGACAACCAGCGGACCAGATTGCATGACCACTTCGGTCGCCGCGTCAATTCCAGCAGGGTCATTCCCGGCTCAGCGCGACGACCGGATCAAGCTGGGCAGCCGAACGTGCAGGCAGGAAGCCAAAGGCAATGCCGATCACCGTCGAAGACAGAAACGCGACGACAATAGACAGGATCGAGAAGTTCAGCCTGACGCTTTCCGTAAGCGACGCAGCCAGCCCGCCTGCGCCCAGCGCGACCAGGATTCCCAGAACCCCGCCGACCAGACAGACCAGCACCGATTCGATGAGAAACTGGGCCGTGATATCCGACCGCCTTGCGCCAACGGCCATGCGGACGCCGATTTCTTTCGTGCGCTCGGTCACCGATACCAGCATGATATTCATCACGCCGATTCCTCCGACAATCAGCGAGATCACCGCAATCGCCGCGACCAGCAAAGTCATCGTGCCGGTGGTAGAGGTCACCATCTGCCGGATCGTATCGCTGTTCTGCAGAAAGAAATCCTGCGTTCCATGCCGGGCCAGAAGCAGTTGTGACATCTCCTCTTGCGCCTGCGCCATGCCATAAGCATCGGCAACCTGCACCGTTATGCTGCTGAGATGTTTCTGCCCCGAAACACGCGACATCACCGTCGTATAGGGCAGCCAGACATTCAGCGAATCCGGCCCGAAACTGGCACCGCTGGATCTGACGACGCCGATCACACGCACCGGGACATGACCGATATGCAGAACCTGCCCGACGGGGTCCTCACCGCCGGGAAAAAACGTATCGCGCGTTTCTTCGTCGATCACCGCGGATTGCGACAGCTCGGAAATATCGTCTGCATCGAACAGGCTGCCCGCGACGGTCTGATAAGAATGCAACGTGAAATAATCGTTATTCACCCCGTTGATCGAGGAGCTCGCCTCAATCGCGCCGAACCGCACCGTCGCGTTGTCATTCACCGCAGGAGAGACACCGGCGGCATAATCCTGTTGCGCAAGCGCCTGCGCATCAGAGGGCACCAGAGTCCTGATCCGCCCCGATCCCCGTGCGCCGAAGCCAGCACCTGCCCGCACGGTTATCGTATTCGTGCCAAGCGAGCTGATATCCTCAAGCACCTTCTCCCGCGCACCCGAACCAATCGCAACCACAAGTACCACCGAAGCAATACCGATGATGATCCCCAGCATGGTCAGGAAACTGCGCATCCTGTGCGACTTCATCGCCAACAGCGCGGTTCGCAGCGCCTCTGTCAACTGGCTGACGCCCAGACAGGGCCAGTTACCGGCAGAGGGCGCTGCATGCGCGGGCAGTTCAGCCAAAGTCTTGCCCGTCCCGCTATCGGAGATAATCCGCCCGTCGCTGATTTCGATCACCCGGTCAGCACGCGCCGCGACATCGGGATCATGTGTGACGATGATAATAGTATGCCCCTGACGGTTCAGGTCCAGCAAAAGCTCCATCAGCTCGGCGCTGCTTTTGCTGTCGAGCGCCCCGGTCGGCTCATCGGCAAGGATAACCTCGCCGCCATTCATCAGCGCCCGCGCGACAGAAACACGCTGCTGCTGCCCCCCGGAAAGCTCATTCGGCCGGTGATCCACCCGCCCCGACAGGCCAAGCTGCGCCAGCAATGCCTGCGCCCGTTCCTTGCGGGTCCGACGGGCCTCACCGGCATAGATGGCCGGGACCTCGACATTTCCGACCGCATCCAGATCGCCAAGAAGCTGATAACGCTGAAAAATGAAGCCAAAATGAGACCGGCGCAGCCTGGCCTGCTCATCCGGGGTCAGCGTACCGACATTTCGTCCGTCGAACAGATAGCTGCCGCTGCTTGGCCGGTCCAGACAGCCGAGAATATTCATGAGCGTCGATTTGCCCGAGCCAGAAGCCCCGATGATCGCAACCAGTTCACCCGCATGGATATCAAGATCCACATCCTGAAGAACCGTGACCGTCTCATCGCCGGCCCTGAAACTGCGACCGATTCCACGCAGGGAAATCAGCGGTTCCTTGCCATTTTGCGCGATCATCAGAACCTCATCGGCGGACGGCCGCGGCGGTCTTCGGCACCATTGGGCTGCGCAGCAAGCCGATTGCCGGTCACGACCATCTCACCTTCGGACAGGCCCGAGACGATTTCGGCATTCACCTTGTTATCAAGCCCGACGGTCACATCACGCCGGGTTGTTGTTTCGCCAGCGCGCTCATAAAGCAGCACATATCTGCCCTGACCATCTCTTCTGATCGCGGCAGATGGAACGGTGATGACATTATCAGCCCGCGCCAGTTCGATGGTCACCTGGGCAGTCATGCCAATCCGCAGAGTGCCCTGCGGATTATCGACTTTCAGCATCCCATTATAATAAATGGCGGTTTCACTGTCGATCGTATCGCTTTCCTCGATTGCGGTCGGCGCAGGTTCGATTTCGCGCAGAACTGCCTTGAAAGACCGATCCGTCGCACCCAGCGTGGTGAAGCTGGCATTCTGCCCCGGCTGAACCCGCATCACATCCGCTTCCGAAATCTCGGCCTTGACCAGCATCGTCGTCAGATCGGCCAGCTTGACGATGGTGGGCGCGTCATTATTGGCGTTAACGGTCTGACCCTGCTCAACCACCACAGCCACCACGGTGCCGTCAGTCGGGGCGGTAATCCGGGTCCGGTCAAGCGCGATCCTTGCGGTGGACAGCGTGACCTCTGCCGCCGCTTTCCGGGCTTTCAGCGCGTCAAGCTCTGCCTCATAGATCCGCACCTCGGAATGCGCGGTCTCCAGCGTTTCGGCGGTGGCATAGCTTTGCGCGTTCAGGCCCTTCTGCCGCTCATAGGTCAAACCGGCGCGGTCAAGCTGCGCCTGTTTCGCGGCAATCTGCGCGTCCAGATTGGCCAGTTCAGCTTCCGCCATCTGCACATCATTCTGCTGATCCTGCGAATCGATCTGGGCGATCAACTGCCCCGCTTCGACCTTCTGGCCCAGCGAAACCGCCAGCGTCTCAATCTGCCCGGAGACACGAGCGCCGACACTGACCAGTTCCGCCGCTTCCAGCATGCCCGAGGCCAGCACCGTCTGCGCAACCGATCCGATTTCAGCCCGCGCGATAGCAGGCGGGGCAGAAGGCGTCGGCTGGGACAGAACCCGCCAGCCGAATGCAGCCGCCCCAAGCGCAACGATCAGCAGAACGAGAAAGGATTTCCGAAATTTCATCGAGTACTCCGATGGGCAGATAGAATCGCCACCGGACTCATCCGGCAGGTTCATCATCTTATGGCAGAGCTGCCTCAAACGGAATCCAAACAGAAAAGGCCCGGTCGCAACAAACCGCGACCGGGCCGGATTTTTCGTGAATTGCGTGACCCTGCCTTATTCCGCCGCCTCGGCGTAATCCTCCAGAGGCGGACAGGTGCAGATCAGGTTCCGGTCGCCATGCGCATTATCCACCCGCCCGACCGGCGGCCAGTATTTGTCCACCCGGAACGCGCCTGCAGGGAAACAGCCCTGTTCACGGCTATAGGCTCGGTCCCATTCGGCAACCAGATCCTCAACCGTGTGCGGGGCATGGCGCAACGGGCTGGCTTCGACCGCAATATCGCCATTCGCGACGGCCTGAATTTCCTCACGGATCGACAGCATGGCAGAGATGAAGCGGTCGATTTCCGCCTTGGTTTCGGATTCCGTCGGCTCGACCATCAGCGTGCCAGAGACCGGCCAGCTCATCGTCGGCGCGTGGAAACCGTTATCGATCAGCCGTTTGGCGATATCGTCCACGGTCACGCCATGTTCGGCAAAGGGCCGTGTGTCGATGATGCATTCATGCGCCACGCGTCCGCGATTACCCATGAACAGGATCGGATAGGCCCCGGCCAGCCGCGCAGCGATGTAATTCGCATTCAGAATCGCCACGCGCGTCGCCTGCGTCAGCCCCGCGCCGCCCATCATCAAAATATAGGCCCAGGAGATCAGCAGGATCGAGGCGCTGCCGAAGGGTGCCGCCGATACCGCCCCTTCCCCGGTCTGGGGATCGCCGGGCAGATGCGGGGCCAGATGCGCCTTCACCCCGATCGGCCCCATACCCGGCCCGCCACCGCCATGCGGGATGGCGAAGGTCTTGTGCAGGTTCAAATGGCTGACATCGCCGCCGATCTCACCCGGTTTCACCAACCCGACCAGAGCGTTCATATTCGCCCCGTCAATATAGACCTGCCCGCCATGATCATGCGTGATCTTGCAGACCTCGCGCACGGTGTCTTCAAACACGCCATGCGTCGAAGGATAGGTAATCATCACCGCCGCCAGCCGGTCGCCCGCAGCCTTCGCCTTGTCGCTGAAATCCTCCAGATCAATGTCACCATTCGGCGCGGACTTCACCACGACAACCTTCATACCGCACATCTGCGCACTTGCCGGGTTGGTCCCATGCGCACTGGACGGCACCAGACACACATCCCGCTGATCGTCGCCATTCGCGCGGTGATAGGCCTGAATTGTCAAAAGCCCCGCATATTCCCCCTGCGCACCGCTGTTCGGCTGCATGGAAAACGCGTCATAGCCGGTGATCGTGCACAGTTTCTGCGTCAGATCCTCCAGCATCTCGGCATAGCCCGCCGCCTGATCCGCCGGCGCAAACGGATGCAAGGCCCCGAATTCCGGCCATGTGATCGGCATCATCTCGGCTGCGGCGTTCAGCTTCATCGTGCAGGAGCCAAGCGGGATCATCGCCCGATCCAAGGCCAGATCCCGGTCCGAGAGCCGCCGCATATAACGCATCATCTCGGACTCGGCCCGGTTCATATGGAACACCGGATGGGTCAGGTAATCGCTTTCCCGCAGCAGATCCTCAGGGATCGCAGGCGCTGTGGCAGGCGTGGCGGGATCGGTGATCCCGAACGCATCCAGCAGCCGCGCGATGACGCTGGCATCGGTGGTCTCATCCACCGAGATCCCGACCCGATCCCGCCCGATTCTGCGCAGATTGATCCCGTGATTACGCGCCGCCGCCAGAATGCCAAGCTGGCCCACACCCACCCGAACGGTGATCGTGTCGAAGAAGGCCTCCGGCTGAACCTCCGCCCCGGCAGCCCGCAGCGCATCGGCAATCGTCACCGCATTCAGATGCACGCGCTGCGCAATCGCCCGCAGCCCCACCGGCCCGTGGAACACAGCATAGAACGACGCCATCACAGCCAGCAAAGCCTGCGCCGTGCAGACATTCGACGTGGCCTTCTCACGCCTGATATGCTGCTCACGGGTCTGCAGCGCCAGCCGGTAGGCCTGATTGCCCTTCGCATCGATGGAGACACCCACGATCCGCCCCGGCATCGCCCGCTTGAACTCATCCCGGCAGGACATGAAAGCGGCGTGCGGGCCGCCATAGCCCATCGGCACCCCAAACCGCTGGCTCGACCCGACGCAGATATCCGCCCCCATCGCGCCCGGCTCGCGAAGCAGGCACAGCGCCAGCAGATCCGTCGCCACGATGGCCACAGCTTTCGCGTCGTGCAAAGCCTCACATTCCGCCGACAGATCCCGGATATGACCGAACGTGCCGGGATACTGGAAGATCGCGCCGAACACGGCCTGCGGGTCCAGATCCTCGGGCTTGCCCCTGATGACTTCAATCCCAAGCGGCAGCGCACGCGTTTCGATCACTGAAATCGTCTGCGGATGCAGGTTCTCGCTGACGAAGAACCCCTTCGCCTTCGACTTCGCCACACGCTGCGCCATCGCCATCGCCTCGGCTGCCGCCGTCGCCTCGTCCAGCAAGGACGCATTCGCCACCGGCAGCCCGGTCAGATCGCTGACCATCGTCTGATAATTCAGCAGCGCCTCAAGCCGCCCCTGCGCAATCTCGGGCTGATAGGGGGTATAGGCCGTATACCACGCCGGGTTTTCCAGAATATTCCGCTGGATCGCAGGCGGAGTCACCGTGCCGTAATAACCCTGCCCGATCAGGCTGGTCATCACCTCGTTCTTCGCCGCCACATCCCGCATTTTCTCAAGCAAGGCAGCTTCGGACAAAGCCTCCCACCCCAACGCCTCATCCTGCCGGATCGAGCCCGGCACGGTCTGCTCGATCAGCGTATCGAGGCTGTCCACCCCGACGGCCGCAAGCATCTCGTCCATCTCAGCCGGAGACGGGCCGATATGGCGGCGATTGGCGAAATCATCGGGGTTATAGTCGGTGGGATTCCAGCGTGTCATCTATCCATCCTCGCCCGGACAAATCTCTTCATCCTGGCCGAAATATCCTCGGGGGTGCGGGGGCAGACAGCCCCCGCTCCGGCATCAGCCGATCAGTTCTTTGTAAGCCGCTTCATCCATGAATCCGTCAATGGCCTCGCCTGCGGCGGGCTTGATGCGGAAGAACCATGCGGCCATCGGGTCGTCGTTCACACTGCCCGGATTATCCGCCAGATCCTCGTTCACCGCCACGATTTCACCGGCAATCGGCGCGGTGATATCGGATGCCGCCTTCACGGATTCGATCACGACGATTTCTTCGCCCTTCTCGACCTCGCGGCCGATTTCGGGCAGTTCGACGAAGACGACATCGCCCAGTTGTTCACTGGCATGTGCCGTGATGCCGACGGTGATTTCCTCACCGTCCTGCTTCAGCCATTCGTGATCTTCGGTATATTTCAGCATAGGGACGCTCCTCAGCGTTTGTAATCTGGTTTGATGAAGGGCAGATCGGCAATAATCGCAGGCACACGCTTGCCGCGCAACTCGGCATAAACCGTATCGCCAGAAGACAGACCTGCAGGCAGGATCGCCATCGCAACGGGCCCGCCGACCGAGGGGCCAAACCCGCCAGAGCAGACCTGACCGATTTCGGCCCCGTCCTCGGCGGCATCATAGATCGAGACCCCCTCGCGGATCGGCGCACGACCTTCGGGGCGCAGCCCGGTGCGGATCTTCGCGGCACCTTCTGCCAGCTCGGGCAGGATGACATCCGCGCCGGGGAAGCCGCCCTCACGCTCGCCGCCCTGCCGCCGGATCTTCGGGATCGACCAGCCAAGCGCCGCAGCACCCGGCGTCACGCCTGCATCCATATCGTGACCGTAAAGCGGCATCCCCGCCTCCAGCCGCAGCGAATCCCGCGCACCAAGGCCGATCGGGGCAACCGCCTCATCCGCCAGCAGCGCTTTGGCGAAATCTTCGGCCCGGGCCGCAGGCACGGAAACCTCATACCCGTCCTCGCCGGTATAGCCCGACCGCGAGACCCAGATTTCCGCGCCGTCCCAGTCGAGGACAGCCACATCCATGAATTTCATCCCGGCAACATCCGGGATCAGCGCCGACAGCACGCGCACGGCCTCGGGCCCCTGCAACGCCAGCAAGGCGCGGTCGGTCACGGGCTCGGCACTGATACCGTCCAGCGTTTGCAGCAGGGCCATATCCTGATCGGCACAGGCAGCGTTCACGACCAGAAACAGATGATCCCCGCGATTCGCGATCATCAGATCATCCAGAATACCGCCCTGATCATTGGTAAAGATGCCATAGCGCTGCCGCCCCTCGGCCAGCCCGACAATATTCGCGGGCACGGCTTTTTCCAGCACATGCGCCACATCCACCGCCTTGCCCGAGGGCGTGCGCAGGATCACCTGACCCATATGGCTGACATCGAACAGCCCGGCCTTTTCCCGCGTATGCAGATGTTCGCCCATTACGCCCATCTTATACTGGACGGGCATCTCCCATCCCGCGAACGGCACCATTCTGGCGCCCAGAGATTCATGCAGATCATGCAGCGGCGTGCGCTTCAGTTCAGCCAAAGGTATCCTCCTTGCGCATCTGTGGCGCGGTTGGTCACCCCCTCTGTCCCTGCCCGATACAGGGCGCCTGAGATCGTTATCCTTCGGCGGGTCCGGGTGGACCGCTCTTCAGAGTTTATGGCGGAATCGGTCCCTTTGCCTGAGAGATTACCGGGGCGGTTGCTCCTTCGGCCCTGACTTGCGCCAGCGTCTCCCGAGTTCCTTCGCGCACGCCTAGCGGCGGGCCGGGATTCTGGCAAGCGAAAATTACATCCCGCCGGTTCAGGAATACTTGCAGCCGCGCATCGCCGTCTGTCTAATCGGCGCTATGGAGAACCTCACACCGCCAGACGCCATCCTCGACGCCGCCGGAGGTTTCTGGCAGCAGCTCGACCTGATCGTGCGCACCATGTTCCTGCCGCAGCGTCTCTATCAGATCGGCGCGGTGCTGGTGATGATGCTGCTTGCGCATTTCCTCTCGCGGGCCTTGTCGCCGGTGCTGAGAAACTGGCTGCGCACCCGTGAAGGCTGGCCGAAATGGCGGCTGCGCTTCGGCCTGATGATCGACAGGAGGCTGCGGCTGATCCTGTTCTCGGCGATGATCTGGGCGGTGGTTCTGGTCATGCAGGAAATCACTTGGCCCTCGTCAAGCTATGTGCTCCGGCTGGCGGCGACGATTGCCTCGGCAGTGCTGGCCATTGCCTTCATTTCACGGCTGATCGGCAACCCGCTGATCCGGCGCATCGCGAAATGGGCGGCGTGGATCTGGGCCGTCCTGTATCTGCTGGGGCTGACCCCGGCCGCAGGGAATTTGCTGGACAGCCTGGCGATCAGCCTCGGCTCATTCCGGCTGTCGGCGCTGACGCTGATTCAGGCGCTGGCGGTGATGACGGCGCTGCTGGCGGGCGCGAGGCTGCTGACCAGCATGCTGACCCGGCGCCTGTCGGATACGGCGGATCTGTCTCCGACGATGCGGGTGCTGACCGCCAAGATCCTGCAAATCTCGCTGTTTACGCTGGCCATCGTCATCGGGCTGAAAGCCATCGGCGTCGATCTGACCGGGCTTGCGGTGTTTTCCGGCGCAGTCGGCGTCGGGCTTGGTTTCGGCCTGCAGAAAGTCGTGTCGAACCTCGTTTCCGGCGTCATCATCCTGCTGGACAAATCTGTCAAGCCCGGAGACGTCATCAGCCTCGGAGACACGTTCGGCTGGATAGACGCGCTTGGCGCACGCTATGTCAGCGTGGTGACACGGGACGGCAAGGAGTTCCTGATCCCGAACGAGGATCTTGTCACCAGCCAGGTTGTGAACTGGTCGCATACGAATAATTTCGTCCGGCTGGACGTGCATTTCGGCACCGCCTATCACGACGATCCGCACAAGGTCAGCAAGGTCGCGATCAACGCCGCCATGTCGGTCAAACGCGTACTGGCGCAGCGCACGCCGGTCTGCTGGATCACCGGATTCGGTGACAGTTCAGTCGATTACGTCCTGCGCTTCTGGATCTCGGACGCGCAGGGAGGGCTGACCAATGTGCGCGGACAGGTCTTTCTCGCGCTGTGGGATGCGTTCAAGGAAAACGATATCTCGATCCCCTTCCCGCAGCGCGAGATCCGGATGCTCGACGCCGAGAACGGCACAGAGCCGCCGAAATTCATCGCAGGCGATTGAGAATATGCTGGCGGATGTTATATTGATCCTGTCCCGGCGCCGGGGAGATCAGGCGCGATGACCGGAGGATGTACCCCTGTCCACTCACGTCCAATCGGCAGACCAGCCGAATGTGACCGCCGCGCCGCATGATCTGAGCAGCGACGAGATCCTGCAGCGCATCCTGACTTCGCTGGATGATGACAAGGCCGAAGATGTCGTGACAATCGACCTTCGCGGCCGGTCGGCTATGGCCGATCACATGGTCATCGCCTCGGGCCGCAACGCCCGGCAGGTCGCGACAATCGCCGAAAAGCTTGCTCAGCGCATCAAGGATGCCACGGGCCGCTCTGTCCGGATCGAGGGCAAGGATGCCGGCGACTGGGTTCTGATCGACACGGATGATGTCGTCGTCCATGTGTTCCGCCCGGAAGTGCGCGAGTTCTATCAGCTGGAAAAGATGTGGATGCCCACGGACCAGTTGAAATCCCTGCGGGCGGAAGTCGCCGCCCACTGATCCCCTCGGGGCTACGCCTCGGCTGCCTTGAGGGCCGGGGCATCGCCATAGCAGCGGGACATCTTTGCCCGGTGAGCACCGCCGGGCAACCTTGCCGTCACCCCTTCAGTGACCCTTCGCAACGAAGCTGCCGGTCACGCCCGATATCTCCATGCGCATCACCCTCCTTGCCGTTGGCCGCCTGCGGAAATCGCCCGAGCTGTCCCTGATCGACGATTATCTCGACCGCTTCGCCAAGACCGGGCGCAGCCTCGGCCTGCCGCCCGTTCAGGTGATCGAGGTCGAGGATAAACGCGGCGGAGGCATGTCCGCCGAGGCCCCGCTGATCGACCGCGCCATTCCCGCCGCCGCCTTCGTCATCATGATGGATGAACGCGGAGAGCAACCGACCTCCCCCGATTTCGCCCGCAAGATCGCCACCCTGCGCGATCAGTCCCGCGATATCTGTTTCGTCATCGGCGGCGCGGACGGTCTGGACCCCGCGCTGAGATCCCGCGCCGACTGGCAGATCAGCTTCGGACGGATGGTCTGGCCGCATATGCTGGTGCGGGTGATGCTGGCGGAACAGCTTTACCGCGCCGCCTCGATCCTTGCCGGATCGCCCTATCACCGGGCCTGAGCAGCGTCGCGGCAATCGCGGTACAGCGGAATATTCTCGTCCCCCAGCAGGGTCAGCATCGCCTCGGGTCCCTTGGTCCAGAACTCCAGCCTGCCATCCTCTGACAGGTAACGTGCGCCGGACCCCGAGACCGCGATGCTCAGCGGCACCAGCCTGCCCGCATCATAGATCACCGCGTGGCTTTCCTCTTCCGAATTGACGAAGACAGTCTGCAATTCCCGGTCATCCGCGCAGTCATAGGTAACAGCCAGAGTTTCGGCCATTCCCGACCCAGCCACAGCCAGCGAAAACGCGGATATCAGAGCGGCGCGGAACATGGGGGCCTCCTTTGCTGGTCATGATATTCTAAACCAGTCCCCGGACACAGAAAACCCGCCCCTTGCGACAGGGGCGGGCATGGTTTCCATATAGGCGGCTTACTCGGCCGGAACCGCTGCCAGATCGCCCGTTTCGGCGATGGGATGTTCCAGATTGGACAGCATCTCTTTCGGGCAGACCTGAAGGAAATTCCCCTTCTCGGCCTCCCAGCTATCCAGAATTTCCTGCGCCTTGACCGAGTTGGTTTCCTTCGCGTGACGCTCGACCAGACCTTTCAGCTGATCTTCCCAATGCGCCACGGTCACCGGACATGTCACCAGCGTTTCCATGTTCATATAGGTCTGCGCAACCCCGTCCGGGTCGTACAGATAGGCCATGCCCCCGGTCATGCCCGCGCCGAAATTCGCCCCGATCCGGCCAAGGATCACGGCAACACCTCCGGTCATGTATTCGCAGCCATT
This sequence is a window from Paracoccus aerodenitrificans. Protein-coding genes within it:
- a CDS encoding flagellar hook capping FlgD N-terminal domain-containing protein, yielding MQTTAAAQSSHVNPPPKAEPQKRIAGGDFETFLKMLTAQIKNQDPLNPMEGSDFAVQLATFSGVEQQVQTNALLTKLAARDGDDLVRYAGFVGKQIRTTGPVQFADKPLIMELSPDPGADRHRIVVIDSFGEQVANDDIGDASGLIRWNGTLIDSQPLAHGTYRFRLDSYSGETLLSTTEVPVYSTAMEVRRDNGEIFFVLEGGVRAGLENIMGLSVGTS
- a CDS encoding MacB family efflux pump subunit — translated: MIAQNGKEPLISLRGIGRSFRAGDETVTVLQDVDLDIHAGELVAIIGASGSGKSTLMNILGCLDRPSSGSYLFDGRNVGTLTPDEQARLRRSHFGFIFQRYQLLGDLDAVGNVEVPAIYAGEARRTRKERAQALLAQLGLSGRVDHRPNELSGGQQQRVSVARALMNGGEVILADEPTGALDSKSSAELMELLLDLNRQGHTIIIVTHDPDVAARADRVIEISDGRIISDSGTGKTLAELPAHAAPSAGNWPCLGVSQLTEALRTALLAMKSHRMRSFLTMLGIIIGIASVVLVVAIGSGAREKVLEDISSLGTNTITVRAGAGFGARGSGRIRTLVPSDAQALAQQDYAAGVSPAVNDNATVRFGAIEASSSINGVNNDYFTLHSYQTVAGSLFDADDISELSQSAVIDEETRDTFFPGGEDPVGQVLHIGHVPVRVIGVVRSSGASFGPDSLNVWLPYTTVMSRVSGQKHLSSITVQVADAYGMAQAQEEMSQLLLARHGTQDFFLQNSDTIRQMVTSTTGTMTLLVAAIAVISLIVGGIGVMNIMLVSVTERTKEIGVRMAVGARRSDITAQFLIESVLVCLVGGVLGILVALGAGGLAASLTESVRLNFSILSIVVAFLSSTVIGIAFGFLPARSAAQLDPVVALSRE
- the gcvP gene encoding aminomethyl-transferring glycine dehydrogenase; this translates as MTRWNPTDYNPDDFANRRHIGPSPAEMDEMLAAVGVDSLDTLIEQTVPGSIRQDEALGWEALSEAALLEKMRDVAAKNEVMTSLIGQGYYGTVTPPAIQRNILENPAWYTAYTPYQPEIAQGRLEALLNYQTMVSDLTGLPVANASLLDEATAAAEAMAMAQRVAKSKAKGFFVSENLHPQTISVIETRALPLGIEVIRGKPEDLDPQAVFGAIFQYPGTFGHIRDLSAECEALHDAKAVAIVATDLLALCLLREPGAMGADICVGSSQRFGVPMGYGGPHAAFMSCRDEFKRAMPGRIVGVSIDAKGNQAYRLALQTREQHIRREKATSNVCTAQALLAVMASFYAVFHGPVGLRAIAQRVHLNAVTIADALRAAGAEVQPEAFFDTITVRVGVGQLGILAAARNHGINLRRIGRDRVGISVDETTDASVIARLLDAFGITDPATPATAPAIPEDLLRESDYLTHPVFHMNRAESEMMRYMRRLSDRDLALDRAMIPLGSCTMKLNAAAEMMPITWPEFGALHPFAPADQAAGYAEMLEDLTQKLCTITGYDAFSMQPNSGAQGEYAGLLTIQAYHRANGDDQRDVCLVPSSAHGTNPASAQMCGMKVVVVKSAPNGDIDLEDFSDKAKAAGDRLAAVMITYPSTHGVFEDTVREVCKITHDHGGQVYIDGANMNALVGLVKPGEIGGDVSHLNLHKTFAIPHGGGGPGMGPIGVKAHLAPHLPGDPQTGEGAVSAAPFGSASILLISWAYILMMGGAGLTQATRVAILNANYIAARLAGAYPILFMGNRGRVAHECIIDTRPFAEHGVTVDDIAKRLIDNGFHAPTMSWPVSGTLMVEPTESETKAEIDRFISAMLSIREEIQAVANGDIAVEASPLRHAPHTVEDLVAEWDRAYSREQGCFPAGAFRVDKYWPPVGRVDNAHGDRNLICTCPPLEDYAEAAE
- the gcvT gene encoding glycine cleavage system aminomethyltransferase GcvT encodes the protein MAELKRTPLHDLHESLGARMVPFAGWEMPVQYKMGVMGEHLHTREKAGLFDVSHMGQVILRTPSGKAVDVAHVLEKAVPANIVGLAEGRQRYGIFTNDQGGILDDLMIANRGDHLFLVVNAACADQDMALLQTLDGISAEPVTDRALLALQGPEAVRVLSALIPDVAGMKFMDVAVLDWDGAEIWVSRSGYTGEDGYEVSVPAARAEDFAKALLADEAVAPIGLGARDSLRLEAGMPLYGHDMDAGVTPGAAALGWSIPKIRRQGGEREGGFPGADVILPELAEGAAKIRTGLRPEGRAPIREGVSIYDAAEDGAEIGQVCSGGFGPSVGGPVAMAILPAGLSSGDTVYAELRGKRVPAIIADLPFIKPDYKR
- a CDS encoding mechanosensitive ion channel family protein; translated protein: MQPRIAVCLIGAMENLTPPDAILDAAGGFWQQLDLIVRTMFLPQRLYQIGAVLVMMLLAHFLSRALSPVLRNWLRTREGWPKWRLRFGLMIDRRLRLILFSAMIWAVVLVMQEITWPSSSYVLRLAATIASAVLAIAFISRLIGNPLIRRIAKWAAWIWAVLYLLGLTPAAGNLLDSLAISLGSFRLSALTLIQALAVMTALLAGARLLTSMLTRRLSDTADLSPTMRVLTAKILQISLFTLAIVIGLKAIGVDLTGLAVFSGAVGVGLGFGLQKVVSNLVSGVIILLDKSVKPGDVISLGDTFGWIDALGARYVSVVTRDGKEFLIPNEDLVTSQVVNWSHTNNFVRLDVHFGTAYHDDPHKVSKVAINAAMSVKRVLAQRTPVCWITGFGDSSVDYVLRFWISDAQGGLTNVRGQVFLALWDAFKENDISIPFPQREIRMLDAENGTEPPKFIAGD
- the rsfS gene encoding ribosome silencing factor, whose translation is MTAAPHDLSSDEILQRILTSLDDDKAEDVVTIDLRGRSAMADHMVIASGRNARQVATIAEKLAQRIKDATGRSVRIEGKDAGDWVLIDTDDVVVHVFRPEVREFYQLEKMWMPTDQLKSLRAEVAAH
- the gcvH gene encoding glycine cleavage system protein GcvH; this translates as MLKYTEDHEWLKQDGEEITVGITAHASEQLGDVVFVELPEIGREVEKGEEIVVIESVKAASDITAPIAGEIVAVNEDLADNPGSVNDDPMAAWFFRIKPAAGEAIDGFMDEAAYKELIG
- a CDS encoding efflux RND transporter periplasmic adaptor subunit, producing the protein MKFRKSFLVLLIVALGAAAFGWRVLSQPTPSAPPAIARAEIGSVAQTVLASGMLEAAELVSVGARVSGQIETLAVSLGQKVEAGQLIAQIDSQDQQNDVQMAEAELANLDAQIAAKQAQLDRAGLTYERQKGLNAQSYATAETLETAHSEVRIYEAELDALKARKAAAEVTLSTARIALDRTRITAPTDGTVVAVVVEQGQTVNANNDAPTIVKLADLTTMLVKAEISEADVMRVQPGQNASFTTLGATDRSFKAVLREIEPAPTAIEESDTIDSETAIYYNGMLKVDNPQGTLRIGMTAQVTIELARADNVITVPSAAIRRDGQGRYVLLYERAGETTTRRDVTVGLDNKVNAEIVSGLSEGEMVVTGNRLAAQPNGAEDRRGRPPMRF